In Herbaspirillum sp. WKF16, one genomic interval encodes:
- a CDS encoding LON peptidase substrate-binding domain-containing protein: MPAAPATPRPPISAQTIPLFPLASTLFPEGRLPLQIFEVRYLDMVGKCIADGSAFGVVALTEGAEVRRPGQLERFVGVGTLARIQEWSTPSVGLMRIACTGAERFRILQAEQQKHGLWTAEVEIMEADRAVAIPDELKNTAQALEHLLQSVMRQGLPESEVPIAQPFRLHDCGWVANRWAEMMPVPVEVKQSLLALDNPLLRLELVQDALDELGWLK, encoded by the coding sequence ATGCCCGCCGCCCCCGCCACTCCCCGCCCGCCGATCTCGGCGCAGACCATCCCGCTGTTCCCGCTGGCCAGCACGCTGTTCCCTGAGGGACGGCTGCCGCTGCAGATCTTCGAGGTGCGTTATCTCGACATGGTCGGCAAATGCATCGCCGACGGCAGCGCCTTCGGCGTGGTGGCGCTGACCGAGGGCGCCGAGGTGCGACGGCCGGGGCAGCTGGAGCGCTTCGTCGGCGTGGGCACGCTGGCCAGGATCCAGGAATGGTCAACGCCTTCGGTGGGCCTGATGCGCATCGCCTGCACTGGCGCCGAGCGTTTCCGCATCCTGCAGGCGGAACAGCAGAAGCACGGCCTGTGGACCGCCGAGGTAGAGATCATGGAGGCCGACCGCGCCGTGGCGATTCCGGACGAATTGAAGAACACCGCACAGGCGCTGGAGCACCTGCTGCAATCGGTGATGCGCCAGGGCCTGCCCGAGAGCGAGGTGCCCATCGCCCAGCCCTTCAGGCTGCACGACTGCGGCTGGGTCGCCAACCGCTGGGCCGAGATGATGCCGGTGCCGGTGGAAGTGAAGCAGAGCCTGCTGGCGCTGGACAATCCGCTGCTGCGGCTGGAGCTGGTGCAGGACGCGCTGGATGAACTGGGCTGGCTGAAGTAG
- a CDS encoding dimethylarginine dimethylaminohydrolase family protein: MKQQRHDAFLMCPPQHFGVSYVINPWMEGNVAHADLSLAERQWQALRDGLAGVAQVREMPAAAGVPDMVFTANAGLVLEDQVVLSHFRHAERQAEEPHFRAWFESQGLRVLAMPEHVPFEGAGDALLDRQADLLWMGYGHRTDVRAAPLVAGWLKIEVQSLQLVDPRFYHLDTCFCPLQGGYLMAYLPAFDAASRKAIAARVPPQRLIAVGEEDALRFACNAVNAGRHVFLNRASPALRGQLEEKGFEVHETPLSEFMKAGGAAKCLTLKLDEPRRHADGAANAPTRGDDRRSA, encoded by the coding sequence ATGAAACAGCAACGCCACGATGCATTCCTGATGTGCCCGCCGCAGCACTTCGGCGTGTCCTATGTGATCAATCCCTGGATGGAGGGCAATGTCGCCCATGCCGACCTTAGCCTGGCCGAGCGCCAGTGGCAGGCGCTGCGCGATGGCCTGGCCGGCGTGGCGCAGGTGCGCGAGATGCCGGCCGCCGCCGGCGTGCCGGACATGGTGTTTACCGCCAACGCCGGCCTGGTGCTGGAGGACCAGGTAGTGCTCTCGCATTTCCGTCACGCCGAGCGGCAAGCCGAGGAGCCGCACTTCAGGGCCTGGTTCGAATCGCAGGGCTTGCGCGTGCTGGCGATGCCGGAGCACGTGCCCTTCGAGGGCGCCGGCGACGCCTTGCTGGATCGCCAGGCCGATCTGCTGTGGATGGGCTACGGCCACCGCACCGACGTGCGCGCCGCGCCGCTGGTGGCCGGCTGGCTGAAGATCGAGGTGCAGTCGCTGCAGCTGGTCGACCCGCGCTTCTACCACCTCGATACCTGCTTCTGTCCGCTGCAGGGCGGCTACCTGATGGCCTACCTGCCGGCCTTCGATGCCGCCTCGCGCAAGGCCATCGCCGCCCGCGTGCCGCCGCAGCGCCTGATCGCGGTGGGCGAGGAGGACGCGCTGCGCTTCGCCTGCAATGCCGTCAACGCCGGCCGCCACGTGTTTCTCAACCGGGCGTCGCCAGCCTTGCGCGGGCAGCTGGAGGAAAAGGGTTTCGAGGTGCATGAGACGCCGCTGTCGGAGTTCATGAAAGCCGGCGGCGCCGCCAAGTGCCTGACGTTGAAGCTCGATGAGCCGCGCCGGCATGCGGACGGGGCGGCCAACGCCCCCACGCGCGGCGACGACCGGCGCAGCGCGTGA
- a CDS encoding phosphorylase family protein, giving the protein MTDRRVLILTALPHELNAADAPPGTEVVYCGVGKVNAALHAAQAILERRPGLMINFGTAGKIDPLHDGLLEVAAVVQRDMMAMPLAPRGVTPLMPQDREPPRLESGYPGVVCGTGDSFVTASDAWLLEQQVDLVDMELFAIARVCRHFGVPWRAFKFITDGADDDAAMDWEAKVHLGAELFWRHLPHVIKQ; this is encoded by the coding sequence ATGACCGATCGCCGCGTCCTTATCCTGACCGCCTTGCCCCACGAACTCAACGCCGCCGACGCCCCGCCCGGAACAGAGGTCGTCTATTGCGGCGTGGGCAAGGTCAACGCCGCGCTGCATGCCGCCCAGGCCATCCTGGAGCGGCGTCCAGGGCTGATGATCAATTTCGGCACGGCCGGCAAGATCGATCCTCTGCACGATGGCTTGCTGGAGGTGGCCGCCGTGGTCCAGCGCGACATGATGGCCATGCCGCTGGCGCCGCGCGGCGTCACCCCGCTGATGCCGCAGGACCGGGAACCGCCGCGCCTGGAGTCCGGGTATCCCGGCGTGGTTTGCGGCACCGGCGACAGCTTCGTCACCGCCAGCGACGCCTGGCTGCTGGAGCAGCAGGTCGACCTGGTGGACATGGAGCTGTTCGCCATCGCCCGCGTGTGCCGCCATTTCGGCGTGCCGTGGCGCGCGTTCAAGTTCATCACCGATGGCGCCGACGATGACGCGGCCATGGACTGGGAGGCCAAGGTGCACCTGGGCGCGGAACTGTTCTGGCGTCACTTGCCGCATGTGATCAAGCAATGA
- a CDS encoding MFS transporter: protein MRLFITLILMIVGASGMYVMAVVLPAVQADFGVDRGLASLPYTLTMLGVGAGGMLMGRMADKVGIMKPLLLGGACLGGGFIAAALAPNIWAFMAAHCILIGLLGTASTFSPLVADTSLWFRKRRGIAVAVCASGNYLGGALWPPIIQHFVDAVGWRQTYIGMGIVCAAVMCTLAWLMRARPPVQAAGAGAAGNGAGNRPFGLSPRAAQLLLCLAGIACCVAMAMPQVHIVAYCGDLGYGPARGAQMLSLMLACGVVSRLVSGAICDRIGGLRTLLLGSFLQGVSLLLFLPFDSLASLYVISALFGLFQGGIVPSYAIIVREYFPAAEAGQRVGAVIMTTMFGMAIGGWMSGKIFDLAGSYHAAFANGVGWNLLNLAIAFLLLTRVRGARLKAA, encoded by the coding sequence ATGCGGCTTTTCATCACGCTGATCCTGATGATCGTCGGCGCCAGCGGCATGTACGTGATGGCGGTGGTGCTGCCCGCCGTGCAGGCCGATTTCGGCGTCGACCGCGGGCTGGCCTCGCTGCCGTATACGCTGACCATGCTGGGGGTGGGCGCCGGCGGCATGCTGATGGGGCGCATGGCCGACAAGGTCGGCATCATGAAACCGCTGCTGCTGGGCGGCGCCTGCCTGGGCGGCGGCTTCATCGCGGCGGCGCTGGCGCCCAACATCTGGGCCTTCATGGCGGCGCACTGTATCCTGATCGGCCTCCTGGGCACGGCCTCGACGTTCTCGCCGCTGGTGGCCGACACCTCGCTGTGGTTTCGCAAGCGGCGCGGCATCGCGGTGGCGGTGTGCGCCAGCGGCAACTACCTGGGCGGCGCGCTGTGGCCGCCCATCATCCAGCATTTCGTCGACGCGGTCGGCTGGCGCCAGACCTACATCGGGATGGGGATCGTATGCGCCGCCGTGATGTGCACGCTGGCCTGGCTGATGCGGGCGCGCCCGCCGGTGCAGGCCGCCGGCGCGGGCGCGGCCGGCAATGGCGCCGGCAACCGTCCGTTCGGCTTGTCGCCGCGCGCGGCCCAATTGCTGCTGTGCCTGGCCGGCATCGCCTGCTGCGTGGCCATGGCCATGCCCCAGGTGCACATCGTGGCCTACTGCGGCGATCTCGGCTACGGCCCGGCGCGCGGCGCGCAAATGCTCTCGCTGATGCTGGCCTGCGGCGTGGTCAGCCGGCTGGTGTCGGGCGCCATCTGCGACCGCATCGGCGGCCTGCGCACGCTGCTGCTCGGCTCCTTCCTGCAGGGCGTCTCGCTGCTGCTGTTCCTGCCCTTCGATAGCCTGGCCTCGCTGTATGTGATCTCGGCGCTGTTCGGCCTGTTCCAGGGCGGCATCGTGCCCTCCTACGCCATCATCGTGCGCGAATACTTCCCGGCGGCCGAGGCCGGCCAGCGGGTCGGCGCGGTGATCATGACCACCATGTTCGGCATGGCCATCGGCGGCTGGATGTCGGGCAAGATCTTCGACCTGGCCGGCTCCTATCACGCGGCCTTCGCCAACGGCGTCGGCTGGAACCTGCTCAATCTCGCGATCGCCTTCCTGTTGTTGACCAGGGTGCGCGGCGCGCGGCTGAAGGCGGCCTGA
- a CDS encoding YeaH/YhbH family protein, which yields MLHQIIDRRLAGKNKSIANRERFLRRFKGHIQRSVADAVRDRSITDLDKSKSISIPRKDVTEPFFHHGKGGRREAVHPGNQDYLQGDRIPRQGGGGGEGGSSASNEGEGQDDFTFELTREEFMNYFFEDLELPRLVETNLMTVPNWKNMRAGYSVDGSPTNIDIVRSLRSSLGRRIALGAPLNRQLEAAEEELLELKRKPEEHRASIKLLEEEIRQLKARILRIPFIDPFDLRYVNRVRQPQPSSRAVMFCVMDVSGSMDEQRKDLSKRFFILLYLFLTRNYEHIEVVFIRHHTRADEVDENTFFHSQESGGTVVSSALELMHEIITKRYSPSEWNIYGAQASDGDNWNDDSPKCREILESAILPLTRYFAYIQVAEPEQNLWTEYMQLIDSHPHFAMKKVQSAAEIYPVFRELFEKQVHA from the coding sequence GTGCTGCATCAGATCATCGACCGCAGGCTGGCCGGCAAGAACAAGAGCATTGCCAATCGCGAGCGCTTCCTGCGGCGCTTCAAGGGGCATATCCAACGTTCGGTGGCGGACGCGGTGCGCGACCGCAGCATCACCGATCTCGACAAATCCAAGAGCATCAGCATCCCGCGCAAGGACGTCACCGAGCCGTTCTTCCATCACGGCAAGGGCGGCCGCCGCGAAGCGGTGCATCCCGGCAACCAGGATTACCTGCAGGGCGACCGCATCCCGCGCCAGGGCGGCGGCGGGGGCGAAGGCGGCAGCAGCGCCAGCAACGAGGGCGAAGGCCAGGACGATTTCACCTTCGAGCTCACCCGCGAAGAATTCATGAATTATTTCTTCGAAGACCTGGAGCTGCCGCGGCTGGTGGAAACCAACCTGATGACGGTGCCCAACTGGAAGAACATGCGCGCCGGCTATTCGGTGGACGGTTCTCCCACCAACATCGACATCGTGCGCTCGCTGCGCAGCTCGCTGGGCCGCCGCATCGCCCTGGGCGCTCCGCTGAACCGCCAGCTGGAAGCGGCCGAGGAAGAACTGCTTGAACTCAAGCGCAAGCCGGAGGAACACCGCGCCAGCATCAAGCTGCTGGAAGAGGAGATCCGCCAGCTCAAGGCGCGCATCCTGCGCATCCCCTTCATCGACCCGTTCGACCTGCGCTACGTCAACCGCGTGCGCCAGCCCCAGCCCTCCAGCCGCGCCGTGATGTTCTGCGTGATGGACGTATCGGGCTCGATGGACGAGCAGCGCAAGGATCTTTCCAAGCGCTTCTTCATCCTGCTTTACCTGTTCCTGACGCGCAACTACGAACACATCGAGGTGGTGTTCATCCGCCACCACACCCGCGCCGACGAGGTCGACGAGAACACCTTCTTCCATTCGCAGGAAAGCGGCGGCACCGTGGTGTCCAGCGCGCTGGAACTGATGCACGAGATCATCACCAAGCGCTACTCGCCCAGCGAGTGGAACATCTACGGCGCCCAGGCTTCCGACGGCGACAACTGGAACGACGATTCGCCCAAGTGCCGCGAGATCCTGGAAAGCGCGATCCTGCCGTTGACGCGCTACTTCGCCTACATCCAGGTGGCCGAGCCGGAGCAGAACCTGTGGACCGAGTACATGCAACTGATCGACTCGCACCCGCACTTCGCGATGAAGAAGGTGCAGTCGGCCGCCGAGATCTATCCGGTGTTCCGCGAACTCTTTGAAAAGCAGGTGCACGCATGA
- a CDS encoding SpoVR family protein: MNTRFKYDPLPCPSDWSFDLIERYNDEIARVAKGYQLDIYPIQLEIISAEQMMDAYASHGMPVNYRHWSYGKHFMLTERDYKRGQMGLAYEIVINSDPCIAYLMEENTMTMQALVIAHAGYGHNSFFKGNYLFQLWTDASAIIDYLVYARNYISECEERHGFERVEELLDSCHALMNYGVDRYKRPQRLSLSQERARQREREAYLQSQVNELWRTLPAKKEATAAQAEERYPVEPQENLLYFAEKNAPLLEPWEREVVRIVRKVGQYFYPQRQTQVMNEGWATFWHYTLLNTLYDQGRLTDGFMMEFLHSHSNVVFQPPITKPYYNGINPYALGFSMMSDIRRICEHPTGEDREWFPEIAGKDWLETLHHVMRNFKDESFIAQYLSPKLMRDMRMFAVLDDDARSEMEVSAIHNERGFQYVRQALSRQYDINHREPNIQVWSVNTRGNRSLTLRHFRSDGRSLGESTNEVLRHMARLWQFDVYLESVDDNGYIVQRYECVAENRYMLRP; encoded by the coding sequence ATGAATACCCGCTTCAAGTACGATCCGCTGCCCTGCCCGTCGGACTGGAGCTTCGATCTGATCGAGCGCTACAACGACGAGATCGCGCGCGTGGCCAAGGGTTATCAGCTGGACATCTATCCGATCCAGCTGGAGATCATCTCGGCCGAGCAGATGATGGACGCCTATGCTTCGCACGGCATGCCGGTGAACTATCGCCACTGGTCCTACGGCAAGCACTTCATGCTGACCGAGCGCGACTACAAGCGCGGCCAGATGGGCCTGGCCTATGAGATCGTGATCAACTCCGATCCCTGCATCGCCTACCTGATGGAAGAGAACACCATGACCATGCAGGCGCTGGTCATCGCGCACGCGGGCTACGGCCACAACTCCTTCTTCAAGGGCAACTACCTGTTCCAGCTGTGGACCGACGCCAGCGCCATCATCGATTACCTGGTGTACGCGCGCAATTACATCTCCGAGTGCGAGGAGCGCCACGGCTTCGAGCGCGTCGAGGAGTTGCTGGACTCCTGCCACGCGCTGATGAACTACGGCGTGGACCGCTACAAGCGGCCGCAGCGCCTGTCGCTGTCGCAGGAACGGGCGCGCCAGCGCGAGCGCGAGGCTTATCTGCAGTCGCAGGTCAACGAACTGTGGCGCACGCTGCCGGCGAAGAAGGAAGCCACCGCCGCGCAGGCCGAGGAACGCTATCCGGTCGAGCCGCAGGAGAACCTGCTGTACTTCGCCGAGAAGAACGCGCCGCTGCTGGAGCCGTGGGAGCGCGAAGTGGTGCGCATCGTGCGCAAGGTCGGCCAGTACTTCTACCCGCAGCGCCAGACCCAGGTGATGAACGAGGGCTGGGCCACCTTCTGGCACTACACGCTGTTGAATACCCTGTACGACCAGGGCCGCCTGACCGACGGCTTCATGATGGAGTTCCTGCATTCGCACAGCAACGTGGTGTTCCAGCCGCCCATCACCAAGCCCTACTACAACGGCATCAATCCGTATGCCCTGGGCTTCTCGATGATGAGCGACATCCGCCGCATCTGCGAGCATCCCACCGGCGAGGACCGCGAGTGGTTCCCCGAGATTGCCGGCAAGGATTGGCTGGAAACGCTGCACCACGTGATGCGCAACTTCAAGGATGAGAGCTTCATCGCGCAATACCTTTCGCCCAAGCTGATGCGCGACATGCGCATGTTCGCGGTGCTGGACGACGACGCGCGCAGCGAGATGGAGGTCTCGGCGATCCACAATGAGCGCGGTTTCCAGTATGTGCGCCAGGCGCTCTCGCGGCAGTACGACATCAACCATCGCGAGCCCAACATCCAGGTGTGGTCGGTCAACACGCGCGGCAACCGCAGCCTGACCCTGCGGCATTTCCGCAGCGACGGCCGCTCGCTGGGCGAGAGCACCAACGAGGTGCTGCGCCACATGGCCCGCCTGTGGCAGTTCGACGTCTACCTGGAAAGCGTGGACGACAACGGCTACATCGTGCAGCGCTACGAGTGCGTCGCCGAGAACCGGTATATGCTGCGGCCATGA
- a CDS encoding MarC family protein, translated as MLILFLKAVVLIPITLLPILNPLGIAPVFANLLGNVSRSTEKRIARQVAINCWFMLVAAIFIGSHVLTFFGISLPIVRVGGGLLVAVSGWKLLNDNNQDSSIPTQVAKTYDEDLPDEEIKARSFFPMSFPLTVGPGTIAASITLGANTPTRLLDWVISVGSAALGAALTSVAIFLCYNYAHKLVKLMGRLGTMVVLRLSAFILLCIGIQIFWSGLSALLAEAGISGVAP; from the coding sequence ATGCTGATCCTCTTCCTCAAAGCCGTCGTCCTGATCCCGATCACGCTGCTGCCCATCCTCAACCCGCTGGGCATCGCGCCGGTGTTCGCCAACCTGCTGGGCAACGTCAGCCGCAGCACGGAAAAGCGCATCGCGCGCCAGGTCGCGATCAATTGCTGGTTCATGCTGGTGGCGGCGATCTTCATCGGTTCGCACGTGCTGACTTTCTTCGGCATCTCGCTGCCCATCGTGCGCGTGGGCGGCGGCTTGCTGGTGGCGGTGTCGGGCTGGAAACTGCTCAACGACAACAACCAGGACAGTTCGATTCCCACCCAGGTCGCCAAGACCTACGACGAAGACCTGCCCGATGAGGAGATCAAGGCGCGCAGCTTCTTTCCGATGAGTTTCCCGCTGACGGTGGGGCCGGGCACCATCGCGGCCTCGATCACGCTGGGTGCCAACACGCCCACGCGGCTGCTGGATTGGGTGATTTCGGTGGGCAGCGCGGCGCTGGGGGCGGCGCTGACGTCGGTGGCGATCTTCCTGTGCTACAACTACGCGCACAAGCTGGTCAAGCTGATGGGGCGATTGGGGACGATGGTGGTGTTGCGACTGTCAGCCTTCATCCTGCTGTGCATCGGCATCCAGATCTTCTGGTCGGGTTTGTCCGCCTTGCTGGCCGAAGCCGGCATCAGCGGCGTGGCGCCGTGA
- the metH gene encoding methionine synthase produces the protein MKPNELCQTELLLRDLMSKRILILDGAMGTMIQQYKLTEEDYRGKRFADFSVPGKDMFVKGNNELLSLTQPHIIQEIHEQYLAAGADLIETNTFGATSVAQDDYHMAHLVYEMNVESARLARAACDKYSTPDKPRFVAGALGPTPKTASISPDVNDPAARNVTFDQLVAAYLEQTRALVEGGSDVLLVETIFDTLNCKAALFAIDTFFEESGKRLPIMISGTVTDASGRILSGQTVTAFWNSIRHARPLTVGLNCALGAALMRPYAEELSRIADTYVCIYPNAGLPNPMSDTGFDETPDVTSALLKEFAESGFVNVAGGCCGTTPPHIKAIAETVAAIAPRKLPEPTHEMRLSGLEPFTINDQSLYVNVGERTNVTGSKAFARLILNEQYDEALAVARQQVENGAQIIDINMDEAMLDSLAAMTRFLNLIASEPDIARVPIMIDSSKWEVIEAGLKCVQGKSIVNSISMKEGEEKFLREAKLCRRYGAAVIVMAFDETGQADTFARKIEICERAYRLLVDRLGFPPEDIIFDPNIFAVATGIEEHNNYAVDFIEATRWIHENLPYAKISGGVSNVSFSFRGNDPAREAIHTVFLYHAIKAGMTMGIVNAGMIGVYDDLPAELRERVEDVVLNRREDATERMIEYAATLKAGDKKEEATLEWRNDPVEKRLSHALVHGITQWIVEDTEEARAQIAARGGRPIHVIEGPLMDGMNVVGDLFGQGKMFLPQVVKSARVMKQAVAHLIPFIEEEKRQLEIETGVVAKPKGKIVIATVKGDVHDIGKNIVTVVLQCNNFEVVNMGVMVPCAQILARAKEENADIIGLSGLITPSLEEMAYVAKEMQRDPYFAGLRMPLLIGGATTSRAHTAVKIAPNYEGPVVYVPDASRAVSVAQSLLTDEQKGQYVAELNADYERIREQHANKKAVPMLTLAAARANKTRLEYAPVKPKFIGRRVFKNVDLGLLANYIDWGPFFQTWDLAGPYPAILTDEVVGEAASKVFAEAQVLLKKIVDGRWLTANGVVSLLPANSVNDDDIEIYTDDTRSQVAFTYYGARQQTEKPVVDGVARPNQCLSDFIAPKASGIQDYIGLFAVTSGLGIEKYEKRFEDAHDDYSSIMLKALADRLAEAFAEYLHERVRKDLWGYVPDEALSNTELIKEKYLGIRPAPGYPACPEHTVKAEAFRVMQCEDIGMQLTESYAMFPGAAVSGFYFAHPQSKYFVVGKIGEDQVQDMAERRGVPKEDIERWLAPNL, from the coding sequence ATGAAGCCGAACGAACTCTGCCAAACCGAATTGCTGCTGCGCGACCTGATGTCCAAGCGCATCCTGATCCTTGATGGCGCCATGGGCACCATGATCCAGCAATACAAGCTGACCGAGGAAGACTACCGCGGCAAGCGCTTCGCCGACTTCAGCGTGCCCGGCAAAGACATGTTCGTCAAGGGCAACAACGAGCTGCTTTCCCTGACCCAGCCGCACATCATCCAGGAAATCCACGAGCAATACCTGGCCGCCGGCGCCGACCTGATCGAGACCAATACCTTCGGCGCCACCAGCGTGGCGCAGGACGACTACCACATGGCCCATCTCGTCTACGAGATGAACGTGGAATCGGCGCGCCTGGCGCGCGCGGCCTGCGACAAGTATTCGACGCCCGACAAGCCGCGCTTCGTGGCCGGCGCCTTGGGTCCCACGCCCAAGACCGCCTCGATCTCTCCGGACGTCAACGACCCGGCCGCGCGCAACGTCACCTTCGACCAGCTGGTTGCGGCCTACCTGGAGCAGACCCGCGCGCTGGTGGAGGGCGGATCCGACGTGCTGCTGGTCGAGACCATCTTCGACACCCTCAATTGCAAGGCCGCCCTGTTCGCTATCGACACCTTCTTCGAAGAGTCGGGCAAGCGCCTGCCGATCATGATTTCCGGCACCGTGACCGACGCCTCCGGCCGCATCCTGTCGGGCCAGACCGTGACCGCGTTCTGGAACTCGATCCGCCACGCGCGGCCGCTGACGGTGGGCCTGAACTGCGCGCTGGGCGCGGCGCTGATGCGTCCCTACGCGGAAGAGCTGTCGCGCATCGCCGACACCTACGTCTGCATCTATCCCAATGCCGGCCTGCCCAACCCGATGAGCGACACCGGCTTCGACGAGACGCCCGACGTGACCTCGGCGCTGTTGAAGGAGTTCGCCGAGAGCGGTTTCGTCAACGTCGCCGGCGGCTGCTGCGGCACCACGCCGCCGCACATCAAGGCGATCGCCGAGACCGTCGCCGCCATCGCCCCGCGCAAGCTGCCCGAGCCCACGCATGAGATGCGCCTGTCCGGCCTGGAGCCGTTCACCATCAATGACCAGTCGCTTTATGTGAACGTCGGCGAGCGCACCAACGTCACCGGCTCCAAGGCCTTCGCCCGCCTGATCCTCAACGAGCAGTACGACGAGGCGCTGGCCGTGGCGCGCCAGCAGGTCGAGAACGGCGCGCAGATCATCGACATCAACATGGACGAGGCGATGCTCGATTCGCTCGCCGCCATGACGCGCTTCCTCAACCTGATCGCCTCCGAGCCCGACATTGCGCGCGTGCCCATCATGATCGACTCCTCCAAGTGGGAAGTCATCGAGGCCGGCCTGAAGTGCGTGCAGGGCAAGTCCATCGTCAACTCCATCTCGATGAAGGAAGGCGAGGAGAAATTCCTGCGCGAGGCCAAGCTGTGCCGCCGCTACGGCGCCGCCGTGATCGTGATGGCCTTCGACGAAACGGGCCAGGCCGACACCTTCGCGCGCAAGATCGAGATCTGCGAACGCGCCTATCGCCTGCTGGTGGACCGGCTCGGCTTCCCGCCGGAGGACATCATCTTCGATCCCAACATCTTCGCCGTCGCCACCGGCATCGAGGAGCACAACAACTACGCGGTTGACTTCATCGAGGCCACCCGCTGGATCCACGAGAACCTGCCCTATGCCAAGATCAGCGGCGGCGTCTCCAACGTGTCCTTCAGCTTCCGCGGCAACGACCCGGCGCGCGAGGCGATCCACACCGTGTTCCTGTACCACGCCATCAAGGCCGGCATGACCATGGGCATCGTCAACGCCGGCATGATCGGCGTCTACGACGACCTGCCGGCCGAGCTGCGCGAGCGCGTCGAGGACGTGGTGCTGAATCGCCGCGAAGACGCCACCGAGCGCATGATCGAATACGCCGCCACGCTGAAGGCCGGCGACAAGAAGGAAGAAGCCACGCTGGAGTGGCGCAACGATCCGGTCGAGAAGCGCTTGTCGCACGCGCTGGTGCACGGCATCACGCAATGGATCGTGGAAGACACCGAAGAAGCGCGGGCGCAGATCGCCGCCCGCGGCGGCCGTCCCATCCACGTGATCGAAGGCCCGCTGATGGACGGCATGAACGTGGTCGGCGACCTGTTCGGCCAGGGCAAGATGTTCCTGCCGCAGGTGGTGAAGTCGGCGCGCGTGATGAAGCAGGCGGTGGCCCACCTGATTCCCTTCATCGAAGAGGAAAAGCGCCAGCTGGAGATCGAGACCGGCGTGGTGGCCAAGCCCAAGGGCAAGATCGTGATCGCCACCGTCAAGGGCGACGTGCACGACATCGGCAAGAACATCGTCACCGTGGTCCTCCAGTGCAACAATTTCGAGGTGGTGAACATGGGCGTGATGGTGCCGTGCGCGCAGATCCTGGCCCGTGCCAAGGAAGAGAACGCGGACATCATCGGCCTGTCCGGCCTGATCACGCCCTCGCTGGAAGAGATGGCCTACGTCGCCAAGGAAATGCAGCGCGACCCCTATTTCGCCGGCCTCAGGATGCCGCTGCTGATCGGCGGCGCCACCACTTCGCGCGCGCACACGGCCGTGAAGATCGCGCCCAACTACGAAGGACCGGTGGTCTACGTGCCGGACGCCTCGCGCGCGGTGTCGGTGGCGCAGTCGCTGCTCACCGACGAGCAGAAGGGGCAGTACGTGGCCGAGCTCAACGCCGACTACGAGCGCATCCGCGAGCAGCACGCCAACAAGAAGGCGGTGCCGATGCTGACGCTGGCCGCCGCGCGCGCCAACAAGACCCGGCTCGAGTATGCGCCGGTCAAGCCCAAGTTCATCGGCCGCCGCGTGTTCAAGAACGTCGACCTGGGCCTCCTGGCCAACTACATCGACTGGGGCCCGTTCTTCCAGACCTGGGACCTGGCCGGCCCTTACCCCGCCATCCTCACCGACGAGGTAGTGGGCGAGGCCGCCAGCAAGGTGTTCGCCGAAGCGCAGGTGCTGCTCAAGAAGATCGTCGACGGCCGCTGGCTGACCGCCAACGGCGTGGTCTCGCTGCTGCCGGCCAACAGCGTCAACGACGACGATATCGAGATCTACACCGACGATACCCGCAGCCAGGTCGCCTTTACCTATTACGGCGCGCGCCAGCAGACCGAGAAGCCGGTGGTGGACGGCGTGGCGCGTCCCAACCAGTGCCTGTCGGATTTCATCGCGCCCAAGGCGTCCGGCATCCAGGATTACATCGGCCTGTTCGCAGTGACCTCGGGCCTGGGCATCGAGAAGTACGAGAAGCGCTTCGAGGATGCGCATGACGATTACTCCTCGATCATGCTCAAGGCCCTGGCCGACCGCCTGGCCGAAGCCTTCGCCGAATACCTGCACGAGCGGGTGCGCAAGGACTTGTGGGGCTACGTGCCCGACGAGGCCCTGTCCAATACCGAGCTGATCAAGGAAAAGTACCTGGGTATCCGCCCCGCGCCGGGCTATCCGGCCTGCCCCGAGCATACCGTCAAGGCCGAGGCCTTCCGCGTCATGCAGTGCGAGGACATCGGCATGCAGTTGACCGAGTCCTACGCCATGTTCCCGGGCGCGGCGGTGTCGGGCTTCTACTTCGCGCATCCGCAATCCAAGTACTTCGTGGTCGGCAAGATCGGCGAAGACCAGGTGCAGGACATGGCCGAGCGCCGCGGCGTGCCCAAGGAAGACATCGAGCGCTGGCTGGCGCCGAACCTGTAA